In one window of Acaryochloris thomasi RCC1774 DNA:
- a CDS encoding cysteine hydrolase family protein, protein MIGSTKIPTDWVRVTSHPHPFPLCLSQTALLVIDMQKDFCHPDGFSGSVLGADLTAAQAIIPKIQAVLDWARQRTVPIIYTRESHHPDGSDLSPSKRLRYQNAGYPVGSAGQLGRFLVQGEAGTEILDELQPAAEDWVLDKPAQSAFVGTELEEGLRSRNITHLLITGVTTQCCVLGTYRQASDLGFYALLLEDCCAAFSEAEHQAAVDVLLSEQGAVGWVSTSAELQKVN, encoded by the coding sequence GTGATAGGGAGCACCAAGATTCCTACTGATTGGGTGAGGGTCACTAGCCACCCCCATCCGTTTCCGCTTTGCCTGTCCCAGACAGCTCTGCTCGTTATCGATATGCAAAAGGATTTTTGCCATCCAGACGGGTTTTCAGGGTCTGTGTTGGGAGCTGATCTCACTGCTGCACAGGCCATTATTCCTAAGATTCAGGCCGTATTAGATTGGGCGAGACAGCGAACTGTCCCTATTATCTATACCCGCGAAAGTCATCACCCTGACGGTTCGGATCTTTCTCCTAGCAAGCGACTGCGATATCAGAATGCAGGCTATCCCGTGGGTAGTGCGGGTCAGCTAGGGCGCTTCTTAGTGCAGGGGGAAGCGGGGACAGAGATCTTAGACGAACTGCAACCCGCTGCTGAAGATTGGGTTTTGGATAAACCGGCTCAGTCTGCTTTTGTCGGGACTGAGTTGGAAGAGGGATTGCGGAGTCGCAACATCACCCATCTCCTCATAACCGGCGTAACCACACAATGCTGTGTCTTGGGTACCTACCGTCAGGCCAGCGACTTGGGGTTTTATGCCCTACTGCTTGAGGATTGCTGTGCAGCGTTCAGTGAAGCAGAGCATCAGGCTGCGGTTGACGTTCTGCTGAGTGAACAGGGAGCTGTGGGCTGGGTCAGCACTTCGGCAGAATTGCAAAAGGTTAACTGA
- a CDS encoding ABC transporter substrate-binding protein, translated as MNIPSRNWTRRNVLWLMTGAIAGVGLHACGSSPETSADSETAPDVATGDSMKAVMGITTWIGNTPAYIALEKGFFKELGLDLELKVFDTVAQGFSSFIAGQLDGLAPVTSEAVLLAAKDVDFKVVTVEDTSIGADAILARNKIGSIQDFKGQQIGVELGGIGHFFVLQVLAEAGLTEQDVTLVNTPPDAAAAAYQAGNLDIVYTYSPFSDKANAAQKDGRSIYTSKQMPTAIADLYIFSAKYTEANPEAVAAFVEGNFKGLEFLNSNREEGLAIMAKQLKITPEELDEQLQGIQMPDVATNIEMLGNPDSPDYMLKPMQELAKFLKEQGQIPKEPDFTDVLDPQFVKALG; from the coding sequence ATGAATATTCCATCTCGAAATTGGACCCGCCGCAATGTTCTTTGGCTCATGACAGGTGCGATCGCAGGTGTCGGGCTCCATGCCTGTGGTTCATCCCCTGAGACTTCTGCTGACAGCGAAACCGCACCGGATGTGGCCACGGGAGACTCAATGAAGGCCGTCATGGGGATAACCACCTGGATTGGCAACACACCCGCCTACATTGCCCTAGAGAAAGGATTCTTCAAAGAACTGGGTCTTGATCTAGAACTCAAGGTCTTTGATACCGTGGCTCAAGGCTTCTCTAGCTTTATTGCAGGGCAGCTAGATGGCTTGGCTCCTGTGACCTCTGAAGCAGTTCTATTGGCAGCCAAGGATGTGGACTTCAAGGTCGTCACTGTTGAAGATACATCCATCGGTGCCGACGCCATTCTGGCTCGCAACAAAATCGGCAGCATTCAGGATTTTAAGGGTCAGCAAATTGGCGTTGAACTGGGCGGTATTGGTCACTTCTTTGTGCTTCAGGTTTTGGCAGAGGCAGGCTTGACGGAGCAGGATGTCACCTTGGTTAACACGCCACCGGATGCAGCGGCGGCAGCCTACCAGGCGGGCAACTTGGATATTGTGTATACATACTCTCCGTTCAGCGATAAGGCCAACGCGGCTCAGAAAGACGGACGCAGCATTTATACATCGAAGCAAATGCCGACTGCGATCGCAGACTTATACATCTTCAGCGCAAAGTACACCGAAGCCAACCCCGAAGCCGTTGCCGCCTTTGTCGAAGGCAACTTCAAAGGCTTAGAGTTCCTGAACAGCAACCGGGAAGAGGGGCTTGCCATCATGGCAAAACAGCTCAAGATTACCCCTGAAGAGTTGGATGAACAGCTCCAGGGAATTCAAATGCCCGATGTAGCTACCAACATTGAGATGCTGGGCAATCCTGATAGCCCGGACTATATGCTCAAACCCATGCAGGAGCTAGCGAAGTTTCTCAAAGAGCAGGGACAAATTCCTAAAGAGCCTGATTTTACCGATGTATTGGACCCGCAGTTCGTCAAAGCGTTAGGCTAA
- a CDS encoding creatininase, whose protein sequence is MNTLSWVEYQARLQENDLVVFLPCGALEQHGPHLPLGTDGLLSGAIATTIAKRVNGLVAPPLSYGYKSQPKSGGGQHFPGTTSLDGHSLSQITRDLVREFARQGITNLVIVDGHYENQWFLTEGIDLALRDVGASTPLKIMRLEYWDFCTEETLATVFPKGFPGFALEHAAVIETSLMLHFYPELVKLDLIPDIDPVDFPPYDLYPTCQDWVPLSGVLSSAQGATAAKGELIATQVADRIAVAVKAEFQNRGVNC, encoded by the coding sequence ATGAACACCCTGAGTTGGGTCGAGTATCAAGCTCGACTACAGGAAAACGATCTGGTTGTTTTTTTACCCTGTGGCGCACTAGAGCAGCATGGTCCTCATTTGCCTTTAGGGACTGATGGGTTGCTGAGTGGTGCGATCGCAACCACAATCGCAAAGCGCGTCAACGGCCTCGTTGCCCCGCCCCTCAGCTACGGTTACAAATCCCAGCCCAAATCCGGCGGCGGTCAACATTTTCCCGGCACCACTAGCCTCGACGGTCACAGCCTCAGTCAAATCACCCGTGACCTCGTGCGCGAATTTGCCCGCCAAGGCATCACGAATCTAGTGATTGTCGATGGACATTATGAAAACCAGTGGTTCCTCACCGAAGGCATCGACCTAGCGCTGCGGGATGTGGGTGCCTCAACGCCTCTGAAGATTATGCGCCTTGAGTATTGGGACTTCTGTACTGAAGAGACCCTGGCGACCGTATTCCCCAAAGGGTTTCCGGGCTTTGCTTTAGAACATGCGGCTGTGATTGAGACCTCCCTGATGCTGCATTTCTACCCAGAGCTAGTGAAGCTGGACCTGATTCCTGACATTGACCCTGTTGATTTCCCGCCCTATGACCTGTACCCCACTTGCCAGGACTGGGTGCCGCTCTCAGGAGTGCTCTCGTCTGCCCAGGGTGCCACTGCTGCCAAAGGTGAATTGATCGCGACTCAAGTGGCCGATCGCATCGCTGTTGCCGTTAAAGCTGAGTTTCAAAATAGAGGAGTGAACTGCTGA
- a CDS encoding Rid family hydrolase translates to MQPQWIKTDHHKATYEAFDYVPGVTASGNFAFISGQVGVEEDGGVSDNSETQIVRAFANLGEILKAVPANPRDVVDITTYHVGLREHLPLVSAEKKKFFGDWNPAWTAIGITDLAIEGLILEIRAVVLLPSMG, encoded by the coding sequence ATGCAACCGCAATGGATCAAAACCGATCATCACAAAGCTACCTACGAAGCCTTTGATTACGTTCCCGGCGTGACAGCATCTGGCAACTTTGCCTTCATTTCCGGTCAGGTTGGGGTGGAAGAAGACGGTGGCGTGAGTGATAATTCGGAAACGCAGATCGTGCGTGCCTTTGCCAATCTGGGAGAGATTCTCAAGGCTGTTCCCGCTAACCCACGGGATGTTGTCGATATCACAACCTATCATGTCGGCTTACGGGAGCATTTGCCGTTAGTAAGTGCAGAGAAAAAGAAGTTCTTTGGCGATTGGAATCCAGCTTGGACGGCCATTGGCATCACCGATCTGGCCATCGAAGGGCTGATCCTAGAGATTCGCGCTGTCGTGCTTTTGCCGTCTATGGGTTAG
- a CDS encoding SDR family NAD(P)-dependent oxidoreductase, which produces MGKLDGKVALITGIGSGIGRAAAQLFCEAGATVFGVDHNSDLGASVAEDLESWGDRFHFHPADLSQERDCIQVVEECQRLCDGRRPVGDPRIDILYNNAGISIIAPFTETDSATLTKIMAVNFQAVYLLCQQVLPIMQAQGSGVIINTASELAIVAQPLYAAYCASKGAVLSLTRALALEYAQDNIRINALCPGPVDTPMLQQEFEQAESPTQARSAGIETIPIGRLGYPEEIAQVALYLASDAPALLHGASLVVDGGKTIL; this is translated from the coding sequence ATGGGAAAACTCGATGGTAAAGTCGCTCTGATTACGGGCATCGGCTCTGGGATTGGTCGAGCTGCGGCTCAACTTTTCTGTGAAGCCGGGGCCACCGTTTTTGGCGTAGATCATAATTCTGACCTTGGTGCCTCTGTCGCTGAAGATCTGGAATCTTGGGGCGATCGCTTTCACTTTCATCCGGCTGACTTGTCCCAAGAAAGAGATTGTATACAGGTGGTCGAAGAATGTCAGAGATTGTGTGATGGCCGCAGGCCGGTCGGAGACCCTCGCATCGATATCCTATACAATAATGCAGGTATATCCATCATTGCCCCCTTCACTGAGACCGATAGCGCTACGTTGACAAAGATCATGGCCGTCAACTTTCAGGCTGTTTATCTGCTGTGCCAGCAGGTGCTGCCAATTATGCAGGCCCAAGGAAGTGGCGTAATTATTAATACCGCCTCTGAACTTGCGATCGTGGCTCAGCCACTCTATGCCGCCTACTGCGCCAGCAAAGGAGCCGTCCTGTCTCTGACCCGCGCCCTAGCCCTTGAATACGCACAGGACAATATCCGTATTAATGCTCTTTGTCCCGGCCCTGTTGACACACCCATGCTGCAGCAAGAGTTTGAACAAGCTGAGTCCCCCACCCAAGCCAGATCTGCCGGAATAGAAACCATACCCATTGGACGTTTAGGATATCCAGAAGAAATTGCGCAAGTGGCACTATACCTAGCAAGCGATGCTCCAGCATTGCTACATGGTGCATCGCTTGTTGTAGATGGCGGAAAAACGATTTTGTGA